The sequence CACCAGGGCCGCCGCGCGATGCTCCAGGGGATCCGCCTCGCCATGGCGATCGGGGTACTTGAAGCGATCCAGGTGGCGCTTGAACGGCCCATCGTTCTGGGCGATCAGGTCCGCGGTTGCAGCACCATCCGCCTGCAACCACCCCAGGGGGTCGGCCTGCTCCAGCGCCCAGCGCATGATCTCCAGGCTCTCTTCAAGCACCGCACCGTCGGCTTCTACTAAGACCGGGACGGTGCCCTTCGCCGAGGCCTCCAGGAGCTCCGGCGCTTTGGCCTTCAAGGACACCTCCCGCAGGTCCACCTCCAGCCCACCGGCCGCCAAGGCCAGGCGAGCCCGCATCGCATAGGGACAGCGGCGGAAGCTGTAGAGAACGGGTCGCATCCGCCCTAGCCGAGGTGCTGCTGGCCCCGCTCCCTGGCCAGCTGCATCTGCCGCTGGCGCTCGGCAAAGCGCAGGCGATCGGCGTCACTGAAGCGCTCAACGCAATGGGGGCAGCTGATGCCTTCGCGGTAGCTGGGCTCCAGGCGCTGCTCAGGGGACACCGGCAAGCCGCAGGCGTGGCAGAGGCTGTAGCTGCCGGGCTGGAGCTGGTGATTGACGCTCACCCGCTGGTCAAAGACGTAGCACTCACCCTGCCAACTGCTGCGCTCTTCGGGGATCTCCTCGAGGTAGCGCAGGATCCCGCCCTGGAGGTGATGGACGTTCTCAAAGCCCTGCTGCAACAGATAGGCGGTGCTCTTCTCGCAGCGAATCCCACCGGTACAGAACATCGCGATTGCCTTGGGTTGCGTCTTCTGCACCAGCGGCCGCAGCGTCTGCTCGACCCAAGACGGGAACTCACGAAAGCTCTCAGTTCCTGGATCAATCGCCCCAGCGAAGCTGCCGACCTCCACCTCGTAGCGATTGCGCGTATCCACCACCAGGGTGTCGGGATCAGTGATCAGTTCATCCCACTGCTCCGGCGGAACGTAGGTCCCCACCTGCTCAGCCGGTTTCACCGTGGGGCAGCCCATGCTGACGATCTCGCGCTTGAGCCGCACCTTGAGCCGATGGAAGGTCTGCTGCTCAGCGCGGCTGAACTTGGCCTCAAGCCCCCCCAGACCAGGCAACTGGCGCAGCCGCTCCAGCACTGCCTTCACACCAGCATCGGGCCCACTGATGGTGCCGTTGACCCCTTCCTCAGCCAGCAGGATCGTGCCGAGCACGCCTCCCTGCTGCGCCAGCTCCTTCAGCTCCTGCTGCAGCCCAGGCAAACCCTCCATGGCGGTGAAGCCATAGAAGGCCATCACCAGGGCGCTCACGCCGGCACCTGCTCCTGCCAGGGGGTGACGCCCGCCACGCTCATCAATTGCTGATCAGCCTCCACATCGGGATTCCCCGTGGTGAGCAGGGTCTCGCCGTAGAAGATCGAGTCAGCCCCCGCCAACAAACAGAGGACCTGGCCCTCACGGCTCATGGTTTCCCGGCCAGCACTGAGGCGAACGCGGCTGTGGGGCATCAGGATTCGGGCCACCGCCACCATCCGCACAAGCTCGAGGGGATCGATGGCGGGTTGCTCTTCCAGCGGAGTGCCCTCCACAGCCACCAGGGCGTTAATCGGCACGCTCTCGGGGTGGGGATTCATCGAGGCCAGCACCTGCAGCAGCGAGGCGCGGTCAGTCAGGGTCTCGCCCATGCCGATGATCCCGCCGCAGCACATCGAGATCCCCGCCTTTCGTACCCGGGCCAGGGTCTCGAGCCGCTCCTCATAGGTGCGGGTGGTGATGATCCGGTCGTAGTGCTCCGGGCTGGTGTCTAGGTTGTGGTTGTAGGAAGTCAGTCCCGCTTCCGCCAGGCGGGCGGCCTGACTGTCGGTCAGCATCCCGGCGGTAACGCAGGCCTCCATCCCCAAGGCACGGACGCCGCGCACCATCGACAACATCGCCTCAAAGGGCGCCCCATCGCGGATGTCCCTCCAGGCCCAACCCATGCAGAAGCGATGGGCTCCAGCGTCCTTTGCCGCCCGGGCCCGGGCCAAGACAGGTTCCACCTCCAGTTCCGGTTGCCCCGTCACATCGCTGCTGTTGTGCATCGACTGCGGGCAATAGGCGCAGTCCTCCTCACAGCCCCCGGTCTTGACGCTCAACAACGAGGCCAACTGGACCCGATAGCCAGGGTTGGCCTGACGATGCACGCCCTGGGCTTGCCAGAGCAGGTCCATCAAGGGCAACTCCAAGAGCGCCTGAATCTCAGAGGTGCTCCAGTCGTGGCGCACCGAAACGGAGGAGGAGGTCACGCGGTTTAGGAGGAGACGGACTCAACGCCACCGAAGCGGCGTTGGCGATTCTGAAAATCCATCAAAGCCGTCACCAGGGCCGCTTCATCGAAATCGGGCCAGAGGACGTCGGTGATGTGCAGCTCGGCATAGGCGAGTTGCCAGAGCAGGAAATTACTGATGCGCTGCTCCCCGCTGGTGCGGATCAACAGATCAGGATCCGGTTCGCCGGCGGTCAGGAGATGGGAGGCGAAAGCCTGCTCATTGATCGCCGCTGGATCCAGCTCACCGCGGGCGACCTGTTCTGCCAACAGCCGGGCAGCACGAACCAGCTCACGGCGACCGCCGTAGTTGGTGCAGACATTGAAACGAATGCCGGTGTTCGAAGCGGTGCGATCCGTGGCGTCCTCGATCAGCTGCTGCAGTCCCTCTGGGAGCTGCTCGAGATCGCCGAGGAAGCGAATGCGCACCTGTTCTTGCTCGAGCGCCTTGAGCTCTTTGGCCAGCACGCGCTCGAACAGGGTCATCAAGAAGCTGACCTCCTCCCCGGGGCGGTTCCAGTTCTCGGTGGAGAAGGCGTAGGCCGTGAGCGAGCCAATGCCCCAGTCACTGCATAGACGCAGGGTGCGTTTCAGGGCTTCCACCCCTTCGCGGTGCCCCATCACCCGGGGGAGCTTGCGCTGTCCAGCCCAACGACCGTTGCCGTCCATGATCACGGCGACGTGCGCCGGTAGGCGGCCAGGGTCCAACCCAGGCGGGAGGGCGCAGCGCGAGGGCCTGTTCCCTTCGACAGTTAAGGCAGTCGTCAGGGAACGACTCATGCGAGAGGCTCGGACGAATCTACGGACACGCTACGACCACCACCTTTACCGGAGGATTTCGGGGCCTGCGCTAGTGCTTCGCTCAACAATTCCTGCAGGCGCGAACTTGTAATCGGTCGCTCCAACCGGCCCTGTTTGGCCAGCGACAAGGTGCCGGTCTCCTCGGAGACCACGATGCAGAGGCAGCGATCAAAGCGCTCAGTGATGCCTAGGGCTGCCAGGTGCCGGGTGCCGTAGCGGTTCACCCCCTGACGGGAGAGGGGCAGGATCACCCCGGCCGAGAGAATTCGATTGCCTTTGACCAGAACCGCGCCGTCATGCAGCGGTGTGTCGATGGAGAAGAGGTTCAGCAGTAGGTCGACCGAAAGCTGAGCGTCCAGAGGAATGCCCGGGTTCAAGAAGTCCTCTGGACGCAGGTCACTTCCCAGGTCCAGAACAATCAGGCCGCCGCGACGAATCTGAGAGAGACGACCCGCCGCCTCACTGAGGACACCGACGGAGCTCGAGGCAATCTTGTCGGCCCGTTGACTGCCAAAGAGGACATCCAGGCGCCCGGTCCCCAGCAGCTCCATGAGCCGCCGCAACTCCCCTTGCCAGAGGATGGCCAGGGCCAGGCTGCAGGCCATGACCAGCGCGTCCACCAACTTGCTGGTGAGGGGCAGGTTGGCGTAGCGCTGAACTACCCAGGCCAGGGCCACCAGCGTCAGGTAGCCCCGCAATAACCAAAGCGTCCGTGGCTCATTGACCCGAGCCAGGACAACCATGCCAAGGGCAGTGGCCAACAGGAGATCCAGCACAAAGCCCAGCTGGATTCCCCCGATCAACCCGAGCACCCTTGCTCTACTTGCTGGCTATCAGAGTACCGGCCGAAGGCGTTCGGGAAGAACGTCGTAGCGCAGCAGTTCCTCGGGCAACTCTCGTCGTTGCACCAACTCCGCCATGCCGTCATGCACCATCACGGCTGCAGGACGGGGGATCCGGTTGTAGTTCGAAGCCATCGAGGCGTTGTAAGCGCCAGTGGCAAAGACTGCCAAAACATCACCAGCCTCAGCTGGAGGCAAGGCGAGGTCCTTGAGCAAAACGTCGCCGGATTCGCAGTGTTTGCCGGCCAGGGTGACGGTGTCACTGGCCTCGGCTTCAGGACGATCCGCCAGGACAGCCGTGTAAAGGGACTGGTAGGTAATCGGACGGGGGTTGTCGCTCATCCCGCCATCCACGGAGAGATAGGTGCGGATCCCGGGAATGTCCTTCCGACTTCCAACGCTGTAAAGGGTCACACCAGCTGTGGCCACCAGGGAGCGGCCGGGCTCACAGAGAAGACGGGGCAGATCAAGGCCCCGCTCCTGGCAAGCACCAGCAACGGCCTCGGCCACGGTGCGAACCCATTCATCGATGGACGGGGGATCATCCGATTCGACGTAGCGAATCCCCAGGCCACCACCAACGTTCAGATCGGAGACGGGGTGGCCGAGCTCACGAGCCAGCTTCAGGGCATCAGCCATCACGGCCGCCAGGTCGCGGTGGGGTTGAAGCTCAAAAATCTGGGAACCGATGTGGGCGTGCAGGCCGCTGACCTGGGCCCAGCTGCAGCCCTTGAGGTGCTGCAGCACCGGCTCGAGCTGGTCAGGGTCAAAACCGAACTTGCTGTCGAGGTGCCCGGTGCGGATGTACTCGTGCGTGTGGCACTCGATGCCGGGCGTGAAGCGCAGCATCAACCGCACAGGCTGACTCAAGCCGAGGGAGGCCAGCAGCTCGAGATCCGACCAGTTGTCCGCGACAACGGTGACCCCGAGATCGGCAGCCAGCTGGAGCTCTTCCAGGCTCTTGTTGTTGCCGTGAAAAACGATGCGCTCAGGGGGCATTCCCCCTTGAACCGCCGTGAGCAGCTCACCAGCGGAGACGGCATCGAGGCCGAGCCCTTCGGAGGCGACCACGGCTGTAATCGCCAGGCTGCTATTGGCCTTCGAGGCGTAGAGCGCCAGAGCAGCACCCGGGTAGTGGGAGGCCAGAGCCTTGCGGTAGGCCTGCGCCGTGCCGCGCAAGGTGGCTTCATCCAGTACGTACAAGGGTGTGCCATAGCGCCGGGCGAGCTCGCTCAGCCCGCAGCCACCAACCTCCAAGCCGCCCTCGGGACCGATGGCCGTGGTCACCGGGGTGAGGTTGCGGTTGGGACTGCTGGTATCGCGGTTGCTCTCAAAGGGCCGGGTGCTCACTTGGAGATCGGCTGTCGCCATCGAACTAGTCATGGGGCGATCCTAAAGAGGCCCTATCGAGGTCCCGGTGGCGAGTGACACAGCCGCGTCGACGCCCCGCCTTGGGACGCTGCTCCCTGAGCACCTCAACGCTTGCCTCGTCCTCGACCAAGCCGCCCTAGGGGGGCTCTGGAGCGAAGGGCAATGGATCAGCGAACTCGCCGACCAGAAGCGCCCCGGGCTGGGCCTATGGCAAGGCGATCAACTGCTGGCCCTGGCCTGCGGCCTTCTCGTGCTGGATGAACTGCAAATCACGACCCTGGCCGTCGACCCAACGCACCGCCGATTGGGCTTAGGGCGTCAAGTTCTCCAGTCCTTACTCAATCAGGCGCGAGGGGATGGCGCCCGTCAGGCAACCCTCGAGGTGGCCTCAGACAACGCGGCGGCACTGGGGCTCTACGGGCGGCTGGGCTTCAGGACTGCTGGGATTCGTCGCGGCTACTACCGCAACGGAAGCGATGCCCTGATCCAATGGCTTGAATTACACGACTGAGAGGCGGTACGGATTGCCGCCCATTCCTGATAGCGAGAACCGGAAACATTGAGCGGCTTCGGTGTGACGATCAGGCCGCCTAAACCCTGATGGGACGGTCGATTCCGACCTTTTCAAATTGATCTCACACACCCCCAAGCAACCCTGATAAATTGGGGATACATGCAGCCAGGCCCCGCCCCATGTTCGAGCGGTTTACCGAGAAGGCCATCAAGGTGATCATGCTGGCCCAAGAAGAGGCCCGCCGCCTGGGTCACAACTTCGTTGGCACTGAGCAGATCCTGCTGGGTTTGATCGGAGAGGGCACGGGCGTCGCCGCCAAGGTCCTGAAGTCCATGGGCGTGAACCTCAAGGACGCTCGGGTCGAAGTCGAGAAAATCATCGGCCGCGGCTCCGGCTTCGTAGCCGTTGAGATTCCATTTACACCGAGGGCGAAACGCGTTCTCGAACTGTCGCTCGAAGAAGCGCGCCAACTCGGGCACAACTACATCGGCACTGAGCACCTGCTGTTAGGCCTGATTCGCGAAGGCGAGGGTGTCGCTGCTCGTGTCCTCGAAAACCTCGGCGTGGATCTCGCCAAGGTCCGCACCCAGGTGATCCGCATGCTCGGCGAAACCGCCGAAGTAGCCAGCGGCGGCGGCGGCGGTAAGGGCTCGACCAAGACCCCGACCCTCGACGAATTCGGCAGCAACCTGACCCAACAAGCCTCCGACGGCAAGCTCGATCCCGTCGTCGGTCGCCAGCACGAGATCGAACGGGTGATCCAGATCCTGGGTCGCCGCACCAAGAACAACCCGGTCCTCATTGGCGAACCCGGGGTCGGCAAGACCGCCATCGCCGAAGGCTTGGCTCAGCGCATCAATTCCGGCGATATCCCGGACATCCTCGAAGACAAACGTGTCCTGACCCTAGACATCGGTCTCTTGGTGGCCGGCACCAAGTATCGGGGCGAATTTGAGGAACGCCTCAAAAAGATCATGGAGGAGATCCGCGGCGCCGGGAACGTGATCCTGGTGATCGACGAGGTCCACACCCTGATTGGAGCCGGCGCAGCCGAGGGCGCCATCGATGCCGCCAACATCCTCAAGCCGGCTCTGGCACGAGGTGAGTTGCAGTGCATCGGCGCAACCACCCTCGATGAGTACCGCAAACACATTGAGCGTGATGCCGCCCTGGAGCGCCGCTTCCAGCCCGTGCAGGTGGGTGAGCCCTCCGTTGAGGACACCATCGAGATTCTGCGCGGTCTGAAGGAGCGCTATGAATCGCACCACCGTCTGACGATTGCGGATGAGGCCTTGGTGGCAGCCGCCACCCTGGGGGATCGCTACATCTCCGATCGCTTCCTGCCTGACAAAGCCATCGACCTGATCGATGAGGCCGGCAGCCGCGTACGCCTGATGAATTCCAAGCTGCCCCCAGCGGCCAAGGAAGTCGACAAGCAGCTGCGTGACATCGAGAAGCAGAAGGATGAGGCCGTGCGTGAGCAGGACTTCACCAAAGCCGGGGAGCTGCGTGACAAGGAAGTGGAACTGCGCGAGCAGATCCGCTCCATCCTTCAGAACCGCAAGGACGAGAAGCCCGCTGACGAATCGGCAGAGACCTCTGCAGAGACCACGACGGCCGAGACGCCTGTGGCGGTTGTCGACACACCGGTGTTCGCTGAGGCCGGTCCGATGGTGACCGAAGAGGACATCGCCCAGATCGTGGCCTCTTGGACCGGCGTCCCGGTCCAGAAGCTCACCGAGAGCGAGTCCGCAAAGTTGCTGAACATGGAGGAAACCCTCCACCAGCGCTTGATCGGTCAGGACGAAGCCGTGAAGGCTGTCTCCCGCGCTATTCGTCGTGCTCGGGTGGGCCTGAAGAACCCCAACCGACCAATCGCCAGCTTCATCTTCTCCGGCCCCACCGGTGTCGGTAAGACCGAGCTGACGAAGTCCTTGGCGGCCTACTTCTTCGGCAGCGAAGAGGCGATGATCCGCCTGGACATGTCGGAGTTCATGGAGCGCCACACGGTCAGCAAGCTGATCGGTTCTCCTCCGGGATATGTGGGTTTCAACGAAGGTGGCCAGCTGACTGAAGCGGTTCGCCGCCGCCCCTACACCGTGGTGCTGTTCGATGAGATCGAGAAGGCCCACCCGGATGTGTTCAACCTGCTGCTGCAACTTCTTGAAGACGGTCGCCTGACCGATTCCAAGGGCCGCACGGTGGACTTCAAGAACACCTTGATCATCATGACCTCGAACATTGGTTCGAAGGTCATCGAAAAGGGTGGCGGTGGCCTCGGTTTTGAGTTCTCTGGCGGCGATGCCGAAGAGACCAACTACAACCGAATCCGCTCCTTGGTGAACGAAGAACTCAAGCAGTACTTCCGCCCCGAGTTCCTGAACCGTCTGGACGAGATCATCGTCTTCCGTCAGCTCAGCCGCGACGAGGTGAAGGAGATTTCCGAGATCATGCTCAAGGAGGTCTTCACGCGGATGTTGGAGAAGGGCATCACCCTGACGGTGACCGAGGCCTTTAAGGAGCGCCTGGTCGATGAGGGCTACAACCCCAGCTATGGAGCTCGCCCGCTGCGCCGTGCAGTGATGCGCCTGCTGGAAGACTCCCTCGCCGAAGAGTTCCTTTCCGGCCGCATTGGTGAAGGCGACACCGCCCTGGTGGATGTCGACGACGACAAGCAGGTGGTCATCCGCAAGGACTCCACCACTCCTTCCATCCCTGAATTCGCTTCCGTCTGAAGTTCAGGTCTGACTCGCATCAACAGATAAGCCCGGTCATTGACCGGGCTTTTTTATTGCCCCATAATGCTCAGCCACCTCAGGGAAGGAACCACAGAGGGAACACAAGGGCCTCAGAAATGCAAGAGAAAAACAGATGCAGATGACCTTAAAGAGCAGCTCTTGAGCAATGACCTCTC is a genomic window of Synechococcus sp. A10-1-5-1 containing:
- a CDS encoding isoprenyl transferase; the encoded protein is MSRSLTTALTVEGNRPSRCALPPGLDPGRLPAHVAVIMDGNGRWAGQRKLPRVMGHREGVEALKRTLRLCSDWGIGSLTAYAFSTENWNRPGEEVSFLMTLFERVLAKELKALEQEQVRIRFLGDLEQLPEGLQQLIEDATDRTASNTGIRFNVCTNYGGRRELVRAARLLAEQVARGELDPAAINEQAFASHLLTAGEPDPDLLIRTSGEQRISNFLLWQLAYAELHITDVLWPDFDEAALVTALMDFQNRQRRFGGVESVSS
- the bioB gene encoding biotin synthase BioB — translated: MDLLWQAQGVHRQANPGYRVQLASLLSVKTGGCEEDCAYCPQSMHNSSDVTGQPELEVEPVLARARAAKDAGAHRFCMGWAWRDIRDGAPFEAMLSMVRGVRALGMEACVTAGMLTDSQAARLAEAGLTSYNHNLDTSPEHYDRIITTRTYEERLETLARVRKAGISMCCGGIIGMGETLTDRASLLQVLASMNPHPESVPINALVAVEGTPLEEQPAIDPLELVRMVAVARILMPHSRVRLSAGRETMSREGQVLCLLAGADSIFYGETLLTTGNPDVEADQQLMSVAGVTPWQEQVPA
- the lysA gene encoding diaminopimelate decarboxylase, whose translation is MATADLQVSTRPFESNRDTSSPNRNLTPVTTAIGPEGGLEVGGCGLSELARRYGTPLYVLDEATLRGTAQAYRKALASHYPGAALALYASKANSSLAITAVVASEGLGLDAVSAGELLTAVQGGMPPERIVFHGNNKSLEELQLAADLGVTVVADNWSDLELLASLGLSQPVRLMLRFTPGIECHTHEYIRTGHLDSKFGFDPDQLEPVLQHLKGCSWAQVSGLHAHIGSQIFELQPHRDLAAVMADALKLARELGHPVSDLNVGGGLGIRYVESDDPPSIDEWVRTVAEAVAGACQERGLDLPRLLCEPGRSLVATAGVTLYSVGSRKDIPGIRTYLSVDGGMSDNPRPITYQSLYTAVLADRPEAEASDTVTLAGKHCESGDVLLKDLALPPAEAGDVLAVFATGAYNASMASNYNRIPRPAAVMVHDGMAELVQRRELPEELLRYDVLPERLRPVL
- a CDS encoding rhodanese-related sulfurtransferase, producing the protein MSALVMAFYGFTAMEGLPGLQQELKELAQQGGVLGTILLAEEGVNGTISGPDAGVKAVLERLRQLPGLGGLEAKFSRAEQQTFHRLKVRLKREIVSMGCPTVKPAEQVGTYVPPEQWDELITDPDTLVVDTRNRYEVEVGSFAGAIDPGTESFREFPSWVEQTLRPLVQKTQPKAIAMFCTGGIRCEKSTAYLLQQGFENVHHLQGGILRYLEEIPEERSSWQGECYVFDQRVSVNHQLQPGSYSLCHACGLPVSPEQRLEPSYREGISCPHCVERFSDADRLRFAERQRQMQLARERGQQHLG
- a CDS encoding ATP-dependent Clp protease ATP-binding subunit yields the protein MFERFTEKAIKVIMLAQEEARRLGHNFVGTEQILLGLIGEGTGVAAKVLKSMGVNLKDARVEVEKIIGRGSGFVAVEIPFTPRAKRVLELSLEEARQLGHNYIGTEHLLLGLIREGEGVAARVLENLGVDLAKVRTQVIRMLGETAEVASGGGGGKGSTKTPTLDEFGSNLTQQASDGKLDPVVGRQHEIERVIQILGRRTKNNPVLIGEPGVGKTAIAEGLAQRINSGDIPDILEDKRVLTLDIGLLVAGTKYRGEFEERLKKIMEEIRGAGNVILVIDEVHTLIGAGAAEGAIDAANILKPALARGELQCIGATTLDEYRKHIERDAALERRFQPVQVGEPSVEDTIEILRGLKERYESHHRLTIADEALVAAATLGDRYISDRFLPDKAIDLIDEAGSRVRLMNSKLPPAAKEVDKQLRDIEKQKDEAVREQDFTKAGELRDKEVELREQIRSILQNRKDEKPADESAETSAETTTAETPVAVVDTPVFAEAGPMVTEEDIAQIVASWTGVPVQKLTESESAKLLNMEETLHQRLIGQDEAVKAVSRAIRRARVGLKNPNRPIASFIFSGPTGVGKTELTKSLAAYFFGSEEAMIRLDMSEFMERHTVSKLIGSPPGYVGFNEGGQLTEAVRRRPYTVVLFDEIEKAHPDVFNLLLQLLEDGRLTDSKGRTVDFKNTLIIMTSNIGSKVIEKGGGGLGFEFSGGDAEETNYNRIRSLVNEELKQYFRPEFLNRLDEIIVFRQLSRDEVKEISEIMLKEVFTRMLEKGITLTVTEAFKERLVDEGYNPSYGARPLRRAVMRLLEDSLAEEFLSGRIGEGDTALVDVDDDKQVVIRKDSTTPSIPEFASV
- a CDS encoding GNAT family N-acetyltransferase, which gives rise to MASDTAASTPRLGTLLPEHLNACLVLDQAALGGLWSEGQWISELADQKRPGLGLWQGDQLLALACGLLVLDELQITTLAVDPTHRRLGLGRQVLQSLLNQARGDGARQATLEVASDNAAALGLYGRLGFRTAGIRRGYYRNGSDALIQWLELHD
- a CDS encoding diadenylate cyclase; translation: MVVLARVNEPRTLWLLRGYLTLVALAWVVQRYANLPLTSKLVDALVMACSLALAILWQGELRRLMELLGTGRLDVLFGSQRADKIASSSVGVLSEAAGRLSQIRRGGLIVLDLGSDLRPEDFLNPGIPLDAQLSVDLLLNLFSIDTPLHDGAVLVKGNRILSAGVILPLSRQGVNRYGTRHLAALGITERFDRCLCIVVSEETGTLSLAKQGRLERPITSSRLQELLSEALAQAPKSSGKGGGRSVSVDSSEPLA